The following proteins are encoded in a genomic region of Grus americana isolate bGruAme1 chromosome 5, bGruAme1.mat, whole genome shotgun sequence:
- the AKIP1 gene encoding A-kinase-interacting protein 1, producing the protein MEAARAGRTAALARAVLERARRRRRRPAGRLLASAPEEDSERLSAAFASIVNLMNQATKECEKYYSFMAACKCKEHEIKHICRYHGRQAGETELESSEEERTETSVAPSQAQTCQQRTRQASEDIYIEVSPGTYSVTATSEDMVQQTHVVDVDAGQSVDLTFVL; encoded by the exons ATGGAGGCGGCGCGTGCGGGGCGGACGGCGGCGCTGGCGCGCGCTGTGCTGGAacgggcgcggcggcggcggcggcggccggcgggACGGCTCCTGGCCTCGGCCCCG GAAGAAGATTCAGAACGTCTTAGTGCAGCATTTGCCTCAATAGTGAACTTGATGAATCAAGCTACAAAGGAATGTGAG AAGTACTATAGCTTCATGGCAGCCTGTAAATGCAAAGAGCATGAAATCAAACACATCTGCAGATACCATGGCAGGCAAGCTGGGGAAACAGAGCTGGAATCCTCTGAGGAAGAG AGGACTGAAACTTCTGTAGCACCCAGTCAAGCTCAAACTTGCCAGCAACGT ACCAGACAGGCTTCTGAAGACATCTACATTGAAGTTTCTCCTGGCACCTATTCTGTCACAGCAACCTCAGAGGACATGGTGCAACAAACCCACGTGGTGGATGTCGACGCAGGACAAAGTGTTGATTTAACTTTTGTTCTATGA